A genomic segment from Cryptosporangium phraense encodes:
- a CDS encoding acyl-CoA dehydrogenase family protein yields MDFDLTPDQKLFRETTRKFLESEVSLEKVRELSTGPESFDRAWWARGAELGWTALLVPEDQGGGSVSDAGLLDLLIVAEEMGRLVSPGPLLPVNVVLSALVDAGGHDDSVGSLLAGEAVATWAVYEPGGGWAPSAPGVTATPDGDGWVLSGVKDRVESADQADLFLVTAAAPEGLTQFLVPRDAVTVEPTTSLDLVRRFGAVRLDDVTVPASAVVGTVGQAGESVARQQQVAGVLQAAETAGAVDRVLEFTIAWAFDRYSFGRPLASYQALKHRFADMKTWTEAIHGIVSDAGSAVQNRADDAAELVAAAGAYVGEKSTAIIQDCVQLHGGIGVTWEHDLHLYLRRATVNRALYGTPSDHRRALADIVISREAA; encoded by the coding sequence ATGGATTTTGACCTCACCCCGGACCAGAAACTCTTCCGGGAGACGACCAGGAAGTTCCTCGAATCCGAGGTGTCCCTCGAGAAGGTGCGCGAGCTCTCGACCGGCCCGGAGAGCTTCGACCGGGCCTGGTGGGCCCGCGGCGCCGAGCTCGGCTGGACCGCGCTGCTGGTCCCGGAGGACCAGGGCGGCGGCAGCGTCTCCGACGCCGGCCTCCTCGACCTGCTGATCGTCGCCGAGGAGATGGGCCGGCTCGTCTCGCCCGGCCCCCTGCTCCCGGTGAACGTCGTGCTGTCGGCCTTGGTGGACGCCGGTGGGCACGACGATTCCGTCGGGAGCCTGCTGGCCGGTGAGGCCGTCGCGACCTGGGCGGTGTACGAGCCCGGGGGCGGGTGGGCGCCGTCGGCACCCGGCGTGACCGCGACCCCGGACGGCGACGGCTGGGTGCTCTCGGGCGTCAAGGACCGGGTGGAATCGGCCGACCAGGCCGACCTGTTCCTGGTGACCGCGGCGGCGCCCGAGGGGCTCACGCAGTTCCTGGTGCCCCGGGACGCGGTGACCGTGGAGCCGACGACGTCACTGGATCTCGTCCGCCGGTTCGGTGCGGTGCGGCTCGACGACGTGACTGTCCCGGCGTCCGCAGTGGTGGGGACGGTAGGGCAGGCGGGGGAGTCGGTCGCGCGGCAGCAGCAGGTCGCCGGGGTGCTGCAGGCCGCCGAAACGGCGGGCGCCGTCGACCGGGTGCTGGAGTTCACGATCGCGTGGGCGTTCGACCGGTACTCGTTCGGCCGGCCGCTGGCGTCCTACCAGGCGCTCAAGCACCGCTTCGCGGACATGAAGACGTGGACGGAGGCGATCCACGGCATCGTCTCGGACGCCGGTTCCGCGGTGCAGAACCGTGCCGACGACGCGGCCGAGCTGGTCGCGGCGGCCGGGGCGTACGTCGGGGAGAAGTCGACGGCGATCATCCAGGACTGCGTCCAGCTGCACGGCGGGATCGGCGTCACCTGGGAGCACGACCTCCATCTCTACCTGCGCCGGGCGACCGTGAACCGGGCCCTGTACGGGACGCCGTCGGACCATCGGCGGGCTCTGGCCGACATCGTGATCTCGCGGGAGGCAGCGTGA
- a CDS encoding AAA family ATPase, with the protein MEPSSPFTSAQDVATRLRAVDYLPDDRIAGTVHLAARMAKPVLVEGPAGTGKTELAKSVARTLGARLIRLQCYEGLDEAKALYEWDFRKQLLRIQAAGGSWDDLQSDLFAEEFLLARPLLAAIRAPEQVVLLVDEVDRLEVETEALLLEVLSDYQVSVPELGTITASTAPLVFLTSNASRELSEALKRRCLFLHLDYPAPEREREIVLARVPGISERLAGQVADVVRSLRAMDLKKRPSVSETLDWARALVLLLEDDVTDTTVRNYLHVLLKNQSDIVKATEAFSGVSA; encoded by the coding sequence GTGGAACCGTCGTCACCCTTCACCTCCGCGCAGGACGTCGCCACCCGCTTACGGGCGGTCGACTACCTCCCCGACGACCGCATCGCCGGCACCGTCCACCTGGCCGCCCGGATGGCGAAGCCGGTGCTGGTCGAGGGTCCGGCCGGCACCGGCAAGACCGAGCTCGCGAAGTCGGTGGCGCGCACGCTCGGCGCCCGGCTGATCCGGCTGCAGTGCTACGAGGGCCTGGACGAGGCCAAGGCGCTCTACGAGTGGGACTTCCGCAAGCAGCTGCTGCGCATCCAGGCCGCCGGCGGCAGCTGGGACGACCTGCAGAGCGACCTGTTCGCCGAGGAGTTCCTGCTGGCCCGCCCACTGCTGGCCGCGATCAGGGCGCCGGAGCAGGTCGTGCTGCTGGTCGACGAGGTGGACCGGCTCGAGGTCGAGACCGAGGCGCTGCTGCTGGAGGTGCTGTCGGACTACCAGGTCTCGGTTCCCGAACTCGGCACGATCACCGCGTCGACCGCGCCGCTGGTGTTCCTGACCTCGAACGCGAGCCGCGAGCTGTCCGAGGCGCTCAAGCGCCGCTGCCTGTTCCTCCACCTCGACTACCCGGCCCCGGAGCGCGAGCGGGAGATCGTGCTGGCCCGGGTGCCCGGCATCTCCGAGCGGCTGGCCGGGCAGGTCGCCGACGTCGTCCGGTCGCTGCGGGCGATGGACCTGAAGAAGCGGCCGTCGGTGTCCGAGACCCTCGACTGGGCCCGCGCGCTGGTCCTCCTCCTGGAGGACGACGTCACCGATACGACCGTGCGGAACTACTTGCACGTGCTACTGAAGAACCAGAGCGACATCGTCAAGGCCACCGAAGCGTTCTCAGGGGTGTCCGCGTGA
- a CDS encoding alpha/beta fold hydrolase, with product MTVLLVHGAGSTVDHNFRRPGWIDLLEASGRAVVGYDLPGHGDGIPPALPDGGAIVDDLLARLSGPVDAVGFSAGAQLLAGAASRDPARFSTLVLLGVGNGVLHPNPAGPLQLAAAIADEDDTNTTGRLFRRMARSAGNDIDGVRRYLQIPKPPVDPERLAKVDAPVLVVVGDRDFNAPADELAAAFPRGELTVVPGADHFGLASDVRCLDAVLSFLDRRG from the coding sequence GTGACTGTTCTGCTGGTGCACGGGGCCGGGTCCACCGTCGATCACAACTTCCGCCGGCCGGGCTGGATCGACCTGCTCGAGGCCTCCGGCCGCGCCGTCGTCGGCTACGACCTGCCGGGCCACGGCGACGGGATCCCGCCGGCGTTGCCCGACGGCGGGGCGATCGTCGACGACCTGCTCGCCCGGCTCTCCGGGCCGGTGGACGCGGTGGGGTTCTCGGCCGGTGCGCAGTTGCTGGCCGGGGCGGCGTCGCGGGACCCGGCGCGGTTCTCGACGCTGGTGCTGCTCGGCGTCGGGAACGGGGTCCTGCACCCGAATCCGGCCGGGCCGTTGCAGCTGGCCGCGGCGATCGCCGACGAGGACGACACGAACACCACCGGGCGGCTGTTCCGCCGGATGGCCCGCTCGGCCGGGAACGACATCGACGGCGTCCGCCGGTATCTGCAGATCCCCAAGCCTCCGGTCGACCCGGAGCGGTTGGCCAAGGTCGACGCTCCGGTGCTGGTCGTGGTCGGTGACCGCGACTTCAACGCCCCGGCCGACGAGTTGGCCGCGGCCTTTCCGCGCGGTGAGCTGACCGTGGTTCCCGGGGCCGACCACTTCGGGCTGGCGTCGGACGTGCGGTGCCTGGACGCGGTGCTGAGCTTCCTCGATCGGCGGGGCTGA